From the Cryptomeria japonica chromosome 2, Sugi_1.0, whole genome shotgun sequence genome, one window contains:
- the LOC131859464 gene encoding cyclin-dependent kinase F-3-like, translating into MHGLGYCHRDLKPKNLLLKGNNIKILDFGLAINLKEKMEKNEPLDPNVATIAYAPELLLKSSSYDFAIDMWSLGVIIAQFYGLEPIFGSRSDWRNLIYNICFMIGCPNEKTWPEGLKLVESLDYRFPKQFDGENCRKNLCRLMSTASEEVIDLVKHLCSWDPKRRPTVKQALNHPFFQSFNNTMNPKFFGYQTNSVLLRNVVFYGSEVFNIEKEERSIQGCVGRISRNSKEKCSGRISTEKGSGIISNQRAWR; encoded by the coding sequence ATGCATGGACTTGGGTATTGCCATCGTGATCTCAAGCCTAAAAATCTCTTGCTGAAGGGAAACAACATCAAAATTTTAGACTTTGGGCTTGCTATTAACttgaaggagaaaatggaaaagaacGAGCCCTTGGATCCAAATGTTGCAACCATAGCCTATGCGCCTGAACTTCTGCTCAAATCATCATCCTATGATTTCGCCATTGATATGTGGTCACTTGGAGTCATAATAGCTCAATTCTATGGTCTTGAACCCATTTTTGGAAGTAGAAGTGACTGGAGAAATCTGATTTATAACATATGCTTTATGATTGGATGCCCCAATGAAAAGACATGGCCTGAGGGATTGAAGTTAGTAGAGTCATTGGACTACCGGTTTCCAAAACAGTTTGATGGGGAGAATTGTAGGAAGAATTTGTGTAGATTAATGTCGACTGCAAGTGAGGAAGTGATTGACCTTGTAAAGCATTTGTGCTCGTGGGATCCCAAACGCAGACCCACTGTAAAACAAGCACTCAACCACCCTTTTTTCCAGTCATTTAATAATACTATGAATCCAAAGTTTTTCGGGTATCAAACGAATAGTGTGCTATTGCGGAATGTGGTATTTTATGGCTCCGAAGTTTTTAacattgagaaagaagaaagaagcaTTCAAGGATGTGTGGGTAGAATTTCAAGAAATTCTAAAGAAAAGTGTTCGGGTAGGATTTCCACAGAAAAAGGTTCAGGTATAATTTCAAATCAACGTGCATGGCGTTAA